A single region of the Vagococcus teuberi genome encodes:
- a CDS encoding WxL domain-containing protein, translating into MKKIWFCCTLLLSTLIIGETVLAVDMEPKTQKATVNLIENTDPSVSLLEITKASDLNFGSKAIGITDMTLTEEQSPNLVITDIRGDAPGWSLSVSLGEFKDSSNSRVLKGVQLFYPAITLTTSATVDVAERTPETLSTDESFEDSFVKGLRINSSDTPSNKVLIKSVSGKGNGQWTGTYDATHKLELNIPAGNLAGNYESSLTYTLTDGPTI; encoded by the coding sequence ATGAAAAAAATATGGTTTTGTTGTACCTTACTTTTATCTACTCTAATCATAGGGGAAACTGTATTAGCAGTAGATATGGAACCTAAGACACAAAAAGCGACAGTTAACTTAATCGAAAATACCGATCCTTCTGTTTCATTGTTAGAGATTACTAAAGCATCTGATTTAAATTTTGGATCTAAGGCAATAGGTATTACAGATATGACATTAACAGAAGAACAATCACCTAATCTTGTCATAACTGATATTCGTGGAGATGCTCCGGGTTGGTCTCTTTCTGTATCTTTAGGCGAATTTAAAGATTCCTCCAATAGTCGAGTATTAAAAGGAGTTCAATTGTTTTATCCAGCCATTACCTTGACGACAAGTGCAACAGTTGATGTTGCTGAGCGTACACCAGAAACTCTCTCAACGGATGAAAGCTTTGAAGATTCTTTCGTCAAGGGTTTAAGGATTAACTCTTCAGATACACCAAGTAATAAAGTATTAATAAAATCTGTATCTGGAAAAGGAAATGGTCAATGGACGGGAACGTATGATGCAACTCATAAATTAGAATTAAACATACCTGCAGGTAACCTTGCGGGAAACTATGAATCATCATTGACTTATACCTTAACAGATGGACCAACAATATAA
- a CDS encoding WxL domain-containing protein, producing the protein MKKQVKLISVISLSAIFMASFGTTIMAAEGENAESNATIKAIAGGNTPVKPVNPTDPKDPTKPGPTDPNDGNTTGQTGALQINYLSNLDFGSDIEITSKTVTANVKNDTPRFYQVSDLRGTAAGWKLNVSLGDFVPTDTKNTNKPITGATISFKNGEAVTSNDTVNGSDVDLAKTHDISLSAGNTGVQTLLSADKGTGRGTWLARYTAEAGATDNEHIVFSAPTNSITANTGYKATLTWQLVDGVK; encoded by the coding sequence ATGAAAAAACAAGTCAAATTAATCAGTGTGATTTCTTTAAGTGCGATTTTTATGGCATCTTTTGGTACAACCATTATGGCAGCAGAAGGAGAAAATGCTGAATCAAACGCAACGATTAAAGCCATTGCAGGAGGAAATACTCCTGTGAAACCTGTTAACCCAACTGATCCCAAAGACCCTACTAAACCAGGTCCAACCGATCCAAATGATGGAAATACAACTGGACAAACTGGTGCTTTACAAATTAACTATTTATCTAACTTAGATTTTGGTAGTGATATTGAGATTACAAGTAAAACTGTGACAGCCAATGTTAAGAATGATACGCCTAGATTTTATCAAGTCAGTGATTTAAGAGGCACTGCAGCAGGTTGGAAATTAAATGTATCTCTAGGAGATTTTGTTCCAACTGATACTAAAAATACGAATAAGCCAATTACGGGTGCTACTATATCATTTAAAAATGGTGAAGCTGTTACAAGTAATGATACTGTAAATGGTAGTGATGTTGACCTTGCTAAGACACATGATATTAGTTTGTCTGCTGGTAATACAGGGGTACAAACCTTGTTATCAGCTGATAAGGGAACAGGACGAGGAACATGGTTAGCAAGATATACAGCAGAAGCTGGTGCAACAGATAATGAACATATTGTTTTTAGTGCTCCAACTAATAGTATCACTGCAAACACTGGTTATAAAGCAACATTGACTTGGCAATTAGTTGATGGCGTAAAATAA
- a CDS encoding WxL domain-containing protein, producing MKKNIYLSSLLVLGTLFSVSQLTVAEEAQGLNKAGTANVQITAGSDVITPPSTDPYPSTGPMLPVKDLGITSATDLYFDAISLTSTTTTRDALYVKSTGTPITNIGVVDNTDISKDDTVYTPGYSVTDRRGTGAGWNLTLTLGDFIEQNVASDDTEHTLKGAQLSFPEITPNTTKDASHSVAPTSFAKTFDAGGTAKVLMSAAKDQGMGLWEARYNSRALELSDGSTTEKKPIQLSVPGNNYAGQYQATLTWNLSDSPAAPTAE from the coding sequence ATGAAAAAAAATATTTATTTATCTAGTTTGTTAGTTTTAGGAACTCTTTTTAGTGTTAGCCAATTAACTGTAGCTGAAGAAGCACAAGGTCTTAATAAAGCTGGTACAGCCAATGTTCAAATTACTGCAGGTTCTGACGTTATTACACCTCCAAGTACAGACCCATATCCATCTACTGGCCCAATGTTACCAGTAAAAGATCTGGGGATTACGAGTGCAACGGATTTGTATTTTGATGCTATATCATTAACATCAACGACTACAACCAGAGATGCGCTATATGTTAAATCTACTGGTACACCTATTACTAATATCGGTGTGGTGGACAATACAGATATATCAAAAGATGATACTGTCTATACACCGGGTTATAGTGTGACTGACCGTCGTGGGACAGGCGCTGGTTGGAATTTAACCTTAACATTGGGTGATTTTATTGAACAAAATGTTGCATCAGATGATACTGAACATACGTTAAAAGGGGCACAATTATCTTTCCCAGAAATTACACCTAATACAACCAAAGATGCCTCTCATAGTGTAGCACCTACCAGTTTTGCTAAAACGTTTGATGCAGGTGGTACGGCAAAAGTGTTGATGTCTGCTGCTAAAGATCAAGGTATGGGATTATGGGAAGCACGTTATAATTCGAGAGCACTAGAATTATCAGATGGATCAACTACTGAAAAAAAACCGATTCAATTATCTGTTCCAGGAAATAATTATGCAGGTCAATATCAAGCAACACTTACATGGAACTTATCAGACTCACCAGCTGCACCAACTGCTGAATAA
- a CDS encoding WxL domain-containing protein — translation MKKMLGTLLISSTVLVAGLQTYAVTVEENGQINSEATITVNPGAKEPTKPENPDTPSGETGQSGPLSIDNVIVFNFKDMNLSGRTQKISLKNDGAESIAKRNIQVTDTRGTGAGWNLQIKQSELTDSTTNPGTTNTLRGAYITLNNGSVVAGSDNAVAQDDAGITPTLNEYAPNAENKNSFQKIITAEKGQGMGTFKVFYNKDATGLEKDVADDIQLVVPSGNMIGTYQGTVTWALSDSPSASPVK, via the coding sequence ATGAAAAAAATGTTAGGAACATTACTAATTAGTTCAACTGTATTAGTCGCAGGGTTACAAACCTATGCAGTGACTGTCGAAGAAAATGGACAAATTAACTCAGAGGCAACCATTACGGTAAATCCTGGTGCTAAAGAGCCAACAAAACCAGAAAATCCTGATACCCCTTCTGGCGAGACTGGACAAAGTGGTCCTCTAAGTATTGATAATGTCATTGTTTTTAATTTTAAAGACATGAATTTAAGTGGACGAACACAAAAAATTTCGTTAAAAAATGATGGAGCAGAATCTATTGCCAAAAGAAACATTCAAGTAACCGATACACGAGGAACAGGTGCTGGTTGGAATTTACAAATAAAACAAAGTGAACTAACTGATTCAACGACTAATCCAGGAACAACGAATACGTTAAGAGGTGCTTATATCACATTAAATAATGGATCAGTTGTAGCAGGTAGTGACAATGCTGTGGCACAAGATGACGCTGGTATTACACCAACGCTAAATGAGTACGCACCAAATGCTGAAAACAAAAATAGTTTTCAAAAAATTATAACGGCTGAAAAAGGTCAAGGCATGGGGACGTTTAAAGTTTTTTATAATAAAGACGCAACAGGTTTAGAGAAGGACGTAGCAGATGATATTCAATTAGTTGTTCCATCAGGTAATATGATTGGGACGTATCAAGGAACGGTTACTTGGGCATTATCTGATAGCCCATCAGCAAGTCCAGTAAAATAA